In the genome of Lathyrus oleraceus cultivar Zhongwan6 chromosome 4, CAAS_Psat_ZW6_1.0, whole genome shotgun sequence, the window GTATGTAGAATGTTTGTTTCACTCCCTTCATTGAACATACACTCTTTTAAAGtgatttagaaaataataatCTGAAAATTAAGTTATATTTGAAATGCAACTTAGATCAAACATGATTTTCAAATTGCATATATCTCGTAATTCGTCTATATCGCTCTTTAACACGTATAATTTGTTTTATTGCCCCAAATTCTTCAAATAAATAGTACGTTATCTATTAATTTATATTGCAAAACATCAAATTTATTGAGAAATTGGATCATCTTCATCTCTGTCATCATAATAATTTTCATCATTGATTAAAATAATGATGTTGATAGCGATGATGATGATCCCTAATTAGTCAACATATTGATGCtttgcaaaataaaataagaatgaaCTATTGCTTTGTAGAATTTGGGAAATTGAATCAAATACTATGTGTTAAGAAGCAAGAGATGAATTACGGTATGAATGCAATTTGAAAAATAGTTGTTCGTTTAAGTagtttttcaagaataatttaatttttaaaattattatctTCTACATCAAGTTTTATGGTTGTATATGTTTAGTGCAGTGTAAGGAAAAACAAACAATCtatatattttataataaactcatGGTACTTTTCACAACGGTTGGATTCTATAACTGTGGTGAAATGTTAATTATTTCCAATTAAATTGTTGTTGCTGCTGGGTTTCGAACTCATGACCTTAATATATATCATAATATTTGTTTAATATAAATGTTGTGATAGGTAACACACTACCTTGCTTATAACAACGGCCACACGTTCGTTGTGGAAATCACCATACATACAACCACACGCTACTTAACAACGGACGTTCAACCCTTATTATATGTGTTTCGCAATCGTCGTTATATGTGTTTTCCGTAGTAGTGTATCAACATATTTGTTGGAAAAAAAATTAGTATTCATCTAAGGTGACACTTAGTTGGTGCACCATAAGGTTGGTGCATGGTGcgtctggagatgcatctctaaaaTCTGAATGGCATTTTTGTATTTTTACGTGGTGCGCAAGTAACATATATGATGCATTAAGAAATTCCCAAAGAAAATTATGTTTTTCTCGTTAAACGGAAAGAGGATTTCTTAATTCAGCATATATGTTTCTTAGACACCACGCAAAAATATATAATTGCCCATagatttcggagatgcatctccggacgcaTCAAATGCTCAGTTAACGTTAAAATGTTCTGGGGATGCATTTCCGAAATATTTTGGAGGTTAAATCATATCAGACCCTTCTTCTTCCTCACTTCCCATTTTACTCAAAATTATATTCAACTCTAAAAAAAAATCTCATCAACAGAGCTCAAGGGAACTTCATTCAACATCAGAAACATCATCCAACCCTGAAGGAATGTTGAAATTTGTaagttttttgagtttttgataAGTTTTTAAGTTTTTgtgtaaatgagtagaaattgTTGATTAAGGTTAGAAATAAGTAGAAATTGCATTGACATAGATATATTTTCTGATGGGTCTGATGTGAGGCAGGTCCTTAATGCCATCATGACGGAGGCACAAAGGCATTAATGTATCAAAGACAGTGTAATACCTGAGACCGAAGAGGACGGggagtggttacatgtaacacccgagggTGATGGAGTGGTTGTTGGTGCACaaggcatgacaatgagacactcctatCGGCTTCTAGGGAAAAACCAAATTtacatcggaatgagagggatcctgaggttgtgtaggtatgggactgcatggttgaagaAATTCTTATAAGGATTAAATtgtactacctataccaacaatGTGCATCTTTTTTTTGGTAGCTGgtccgctgtcgcgcgcggatcaaaaacgagtatttttgacaaaacgtagttagcgacaaattgactcggattatcgttctcacaaggattcttgaatgaattaaccaatgatagtaacgattaatggggttttggttggtttaggattcaattaaaaaaaatagattaaaataagtgattattgaaataagttgtaacaacaatttactgattcggtctttgcctatcatcgactatcgtaattccacccgcagattaactattcctattcgattataatatcaactgacaagcgcaattgatagtataagttgtatgttcctattatccgaattaagcaaacgagattaagtttcatgaattaagcaaacatgaattaaacggactcgataacgaattaagcaaacgaaatcgtgactataattaggatcacacaatcaatcggattaaatcaatatagtatatgtaaatcggattaagcaaacaaaatacatatattaatattgaaaggaataaaaacctgaataagaattactaaaatctcaaggtatcggaacctgaatacagcaaattgtttggctcgattagttcttcatgagaattcttgccaaagctttcaagtatttcATGAATCGTCCTGATCCTaatgttatgcggctgctaggtatatggaaaacaaggaatttggtttacaacccaactggatcgaaaacataacccaagcccaaaactaatgacccaaaacttaaataaaactaatgttGCAACTTCAACGActtttctggccctgctacagtctgattcagctctcTACTTCtgaataaaagttgtagatctttttcttatctttccatcgactggtagcacgtctcaatccgatactcctagctcaagatattatttttctcgcgaaagctactaatgctgaaaattaaatacgaaaattaaataagtgcaaaaataacataaattatgaaaacacattaaaacataaaaataatcaaagcaaaccgaagaaatgcttaaatacaaacatggaagaacgtgcacCAAAATACACTGATCAGTAGCCTAACAGATAAGAGCTTCATAGTTAAGCGtgtttgacttggagtagtatttggtTAGGTGATCTTCTGGGAAGTTTTCCGAACAacgtgtgagtgaggataaaacatgctgaaaagactcgTGTTAGTTTGTGGGGTCAGTTGATAATCTTAAAGGTAGTCTGGGGTGTTACAGACAACGTCGGAGGATGGAGAGGTAGAGCTGGCAGAAGAGTCAGAGGAGGGCGATGAGATGTAGTATAATATACACAGTAGTTCATTAGTATATAGTAGTAGTATTATggattgtattttattttgataTCATGCTAATTTATCATTGTTCTCGATATTTTTTTACATTTATtgatattttatttatatatgttatttttagACCATCTGGACTTGTGTACGTCATTTTTTGCGTTTTATTTTATGGTGTAAATCTGTATCTAAATACACATAAACAAAATATAACATAGAAAATTATGTTCTGATACGTTACAGAGATGTATTTTCGTCAAATTcacagagatgcatctccggtaCAATACACATGTATAATGGCTTCTGATTGTGATGCATAATATATGTTTTAAATTgttacggagatgcatctctaaaaTATTTTAGCGTTCAATCAGAGAGTTATGTTTTGATACGTTACGAAGATGCATTTTTGTCAAATTcacgaagatgcatctccggtaCAATACATGTGTATAGTGGCTTATGAGTGTGATGCATAATATGTGTTTTAAATTgttacggagatgcatctctgaaatatTTTAACGTTCAATCAGAGAGTTATGTTCTGATATGTTTGGAGATGTATTTTCGTCAAATTCgcggagatgcatctccggtaTAATACACGTGTATAATGGCTTTTGAGTGTAATGAATAGTTTGTGTTTTAAATTGTTACGGAGATACATCTCTGAAATATTTTACCGTTCAATCGAATTTGATAAGTCCAGAGATACATCTCCAAAATCCGAGGGTATTTAGGTATTTTCGTGTGGTGGTTAAGAAACATAAAAGATGCATTAAGAAATTTTCAACCGAAAAAAGATACAAAGTCATTTATATAATTATTACATAAGTCAGAGAATGGGTTTATACCATATGTAAGGCCCACTACTAAAAACTTTGTTTTTGGTGACCGAAAAAGCTTAATTATCAGTCACTATAAGATTTAGTGACCAATAAAGCGACAATAATTGGAAAAAGTGTTAGTCGTTAACCTTTAGTGACCGATTGCCTCATTCAATTATCGAACtcaaatccttgagttgaggacTATACGCGTTACCACTGGGATGCATCATAACAATTGTCAATTTCATATTTAAATTGGTATATATTATTAGAATACATTTAAATTATTATAATGTtatttaaattatatttttttattaaattaataaatttaacAATAACTTTAGGATCAACCTAAAATATTTACTAAAAATTAGGATGaacataaaaatattttttttaaaaattagGAAAAAAACAGTAACTTAAAAAAAACCACCAAAATTAATGATGATCGAAATTTTGAtcattgaatttttttaataaattaattttgtataaaaatatattttgtgACGGAATATTATGATCACAAAATTTTGGTCACTAATTCGATGACTAATTTTATTTGGTGATCAATTTAtcaattttaaaatttttattAACATGTTAAAGTTTGGTGGTTATTTCGGATGGCCGTTAGGGATGTGCAAAAAAACCGGTTATCCATAACCAAATTGGTCTACTTTAAAAAAAAACCAAACCAAATACTAAAATAAAAATTTGGGTATCTATTTTGTTATCCAAATATAAACTGTTACCCATTATAAAAATTTGGTTTTGTTATTGGTATCCAAATTTTACTATGCGTTAAATTTTTATATTTGTATGTTTTGATGATTTATCACGttataaatcaattttttattttaaacttttttaaattttataaaaaaattattttaaaattaaaaatcagattttttttcttttcaccaaaaatattatatttggattttttttcgaaaaaattatatttgatattttttttcaaataaaattattatttttttctaaataaaaaagatattttgtatcaaaaatattttgtatttttttcagtaaaaaaatagttttttttttaatttttaaaatataattttattattttcaatttttttatattttttctttttcttttttctgaatatttgttatttttttcttaaatttttttttttatgttttttaaattttaaaagaaaaaatattttaaaacctcataaattttgtttatgaacaattatgagagattttagaaatttgaacaatttttttgatgaattatttattttatgaacaattatgatttatagagatatgattcataattatatattttaaaaccttataaaatttgtttatgaacaattatgagagattttagaaatttgaataatttttttgatgaattatttattttatgaacaattatgatttatagagatctgattcataattattttattttattaccGTTTTTATGTAACACATCATACTTTAGGATTGTTTTTAATCGAGATATTATTTGTGGTGATTATAAAAGtcaaatttaaaataattttttaaaataaatattttttttatataaaatgGTTTTATAATTGGTGAAAATAAAAAAGTTacttaaaagaaaataaaattatttttgatataaaattgattttttaaaaatatagttttaaaaactattttttttataaaattggttttaaaattgatttttttaagaaaataaaaaattggttttaaagAAATTGATTTAAAACTGATTTTTGTAAActatttttttttgaaaaaccGGTTCAAAAACGAACCGATCCACTTATAAACTGATttctaaaaaataaattggttttatgaaaatggttttaaGAACCAAACCGAATCATATATATGGTTCAATTTGATTTGGTTCATGATCCATCCACACCCCTAATGGGCGTAATGATCGAAATTTGGAGAATCACTAAATATGTCACTGAATACGAATTTTCTAGTAGTGGTCCAAATCCAAAAAACAGACTATAAATTAGTAATGTATTTGAACAAAATTAaatttttttcattattttcaaTAAATTCAACCAATTAAAATGAACGTATTTTTCTTCTGGTAAAAAAATGTATTACACAGATTTCTTATTTTTATTGACAATAAATATATTGATCATAATGCTTCACAAAATAGTTTCTGTTGTTGTAACCAATAAAAATAAACTAGAGATTGAGAAATCATAATAATTTGAATCAGAAAATGACGGCATTTCCTTCCTATAGCAAGATGCCAAGAATGGATAACATTCCAAATACAAAAACTACAGCCAAGTCCACTTTGTCCCTTCTTTTGGCACCACCAGCATCAATCAGCAGAAGGTGACAATGAGAAAAATGACAAATCTATTCACAAATGGTTGTTACAAAACTTTTCTACAAACCCAAACCATAATTAAGGGGGAAGAAACACTGATAAAAAGCCGTTATCAGTGATCCGAATGAGACTCGTAAAATTCACTTGGACAAGGGGACATAACCTCTTGCTCCAGCAACTGCAATACTTGGTTCATCGAAGGACGGTCATCTGCATTTGAATCGGTGCATCTTGCTGCTAGCTCCAAAATCACTTCAAGAGTCTCAGCATCTGCACCAGTGCATCTTCTGTCTACCACATCTTCCAATCTGTTTTCTTTCAATAATGTGTTCATCTACAAAAATATTCAAAACTTCGATACATTATCGTGTACGAAAGCTTTCAGTGATGCTATGGATATGCATTGGATGAGTTAAAAGCTTACCCAACCAACAACATTTAAACCTCTCTTTACAAAGGAAGGATCCGTAGGCCTCTTTCCGGTTACGAGTTCGAGTAATAGAACTCCAAAGCTATATACATCCGACTTCTCAGTCGCTCTCCCACTTTGAAGATACTCTGATCGATATATAAATAATATGTTCAAAATCCACTTCACCGAATCATGAGTTAAGCATATATCAGCCAAAACAATGATATTTGTAAATTAATGAATACATACCTGGTGCCAAATAGCCAAATGTGCCAGCAACCACTGTGGTAACATGCGCATCTTCATCGACCAAGAGCTTTGCAAGACCAAAATCAGAGATGTGAGGCTCCATGTTTTCATTAAGAAGGATGTTGCTAGATTTTATGTCACGGTGCACAATTTTCGGGGAGCATTCATGGTGCAAGTATGCCAAACCCCGGGCAGAACCAAGGGTTATCTTTAGACGATCATTCCAGTTCAAGGGTTGTCGTTCGATATTTTCTGAGAAAAATAGTATTTTCGAAAAGTTAAGAGGATTGCACTATTATGGAAGAGTTTTTATTTAAATATAGACAAATTAGTTTAGCATACCATGCAAGAGATCATCTAAGCTGCCTAAGGCCAAATAATCGTAGATAAGGAGCCTTGAAGAAGGGAGCCTGCAATAACCGCGAAGGTTCACTAAATTTATGTGTTTGATGCTCCCTAAGATTTCTAGTTCCCTTTCAAACACTTGATCCGACCCTTCACGGCTTCGGTCAATTCTCTTAACAGCAAATGTGCCACAATCATTCATCACCATTCGGTAAACAGTACCAAATCCTCCTGACCCTACGATATCCTCCTCGTCAAGAGACTCCAGCTTCTCTATGATTTCAGATGATGTGTATGGCATATCACCGTGGAACGTAATAAGTTTAGCACCTGTTAAAATAATAGGTTAGCATTTATAAATAAAATGAGATTCATTTTTCGTTTTCTGCTATTAAGTGGAGTTTGTAATAATTGAGACATTGCCCTTACTTGCTGATGGATCAACTTGTTTCTTGACTTCTGTGTATTTCCTAACAGCTCGTTCCTTCTTCGACGATGAACGAATCCAGAGTAATGAAAGGGTTACGATAAGTGCAAGGCCCAAGGTTGCCACTGCCCCGATTAGCACAGCCTTTAAGTAATGCGAAGAAGATCTTTTTGGAGGGACTGCATAGGTTAAAAAAAATTTGATTTTCAAGCAAATGTAAACCAAACATGAAAACCATTTATGAGTATAGTAAGTCATATTAGATAGTATTTCGAAACCAGTCCAAAGATATGACTTGCCTGAAGCTTCATCGCTAACGGCATGCGGTATCACGACAGGGAAACCAAGTGATGTTCGACATGGCTTTTGGATTTGCCTTCCACAAAGATCTAAATTTCCAATAAACCTGTTCATATTACAaaattccacaaaatttcaaATCCTATTCGGTCTAAGAGCTACAATGCATCAACCAAACCACAAGAATTTACAAGGCAAGAGTACATACGAGTTCTTCTGGAAGGTGCTTAGTACTCCAATGTCGGGGATTTCACCAGAAAAGAAATTGGTGGACAGGTTCCTAACACAACAAAGAAGATTAGCATAACAGAAAATCAATGTTTCAAGTATCATCATGCCACTGAGCTATATATGCTAAATTGACTTACAAAACTTGCAAATGCGAGAGACGGCCGATAGAGGAAGGTATAGCTCCTTTCAGTGAATTGCTTGATACATCCCTACATTGAAAGTTTACATTAAAATCataaatgaaaatgaaaaaaaaagcCCTTAAAAATAAAAAACCATTCAGTTGAACTTACAATATATTCAAAAATGAAAGATTTCCAATGCCTGATGGTATGCCTCCTTGGAAATAATTAGCCCTCAAGTACCTTTCAATAGAGTCAAATGAATCATTCATGATTGTATTAGAAAAAATTACATCAAAATAGAGAACTATTTATTTCACTTACAAGGCTCTAAGCTCAGTACAGTTGGTAATTTCAACCGGAATGATTCCATGCAAACCATTCTGATGAAGTGCTCTGATTCAACAAAGAACCAAACAGAATAAGAATGAGAATAATCTAAAACAAACAAATTGCACAATGAAAAGAAGAACATTTTCTACTTACAATCTCTGCAATCTACTGAGTTTACCAATGCTGGGAGAGATTATTCCTCCAAGCTGCATGTACGGCAAATTTCTGAACAGCAAAAGACAAATAAAGTATCATATTCAGCTCAGAAAAAAATGAAGAGAATGGTTGGAGACAGTTGCATACATTGAACGAACTCTTTGTTCAGCATCAGGATGACATGAGATTCCAGTCCATGCACAAGGAGACTCATCAAAATCCTGCCAGTTGCTAAGAACATTCTTAGTATCATTCCAAGTGCTTTTGATCTCCAACAATGCTTGACCTAAcaatttgaaaagaaaaaaaaaatcactTAAAGTTTAAATCTTTAAACAAAATCCTAAAATGGGTAGAAAAGTACTAAATGCAATTATTATTTTATAcaaaaatagaataaaaaaaTTTGTAGAAAAAAGTAGAGCACAACATAAAAGAGGGTTTCATAGTTTTTTTGTTACCATCTTGAGTGAGAGCAAGTGAAGAATGGTTGAAAAGTGTTGTGAAGATCACAAAGAGAGTAGAAGCTAGAATGGTGATTTTCATTTTGAAGTTCTATGGTGGGAATGAAATGAAACCAAGTTTCTGATGCAGCATTCAAAGAGAGAGAATGTTGAAGTTGAAGTTGAAGTGATGATTTTTTGTAGTGGGTGGAGTGAGAGTGTAGACCAAAAAGGTACCAAGATTTGAAGCTTGAGGTTTGAACTAAAAATAATGGTAATAATTTGAAGCTTGAATATAAAAATGGAAATGAATGCTTTGGTTTTACTCTattattttatgtatttttttaTGAGAGGTTGAAAAAAAGACATTTTTTGAAAGTTGTGATTAAAGTGTTGGAGCAGTGTGGAGAAGCCGTTGATAAGGGAGAGATTCAAAAGATAAAACATTAACACTCGTTTGTGTAGGTGTGGAAGTGTACGCGCCAGTGTAGTCCAATGGGAAGAGGTGTTGATGATACGTGAGTGAGTGAGGCGCGTGGCTTGTGACATTGCATGTCTGAAAAACGACAGACATTTAAAGGAACCATACTTGGTCCACACGAATGAGTTTCACTCTTTTATTTTTGACTAAAAATTGCTAATCTTTTCTATTTTAAATGTGAAAAGGAATTAAATTACAAAATCTAATTGGTAAGCTGGCATTTTTTAGATCATCTTGTAAAAGAAGTTTCAAGGATAAAATCAGTGAAAACAAAATAAATGTATGAatagagaaaaagaaaagagagagcGGGAGAAGAGAGAAAAAGATAAGAAATGGAATAAATTTAATATATTATTCGATATTAAACAAAAAAGAGAAACAGAGAAGGGAGAAATTTTGATAAGTTTTGAAAATATGAATATATTTCTCAATTAAAAAGGACATTGATTTTTTTATATAATTCTgttttttataattaaaatattaaaataactGTTTTTTTAACTATTTTTTAAAATGCTCATGtttcaaataaataaaaaattgaaGCGCGAAGCTCAAGTCAAACGAATTGACGCATGCATTATACATTTTAGAAGGTAAGTTAGCACAATTGACGCTTATAATGGTCAAAGTCAATTCAATTTGCATAAGGTAAGTTAGCACAATTGACTCTTATAATGGTCAAAGTCAATTCAATTTGCATTTATGTTTTGGAGTTCAAATAAGGAGCCAATTCATATGGTGTATACTTTGTTTGccttttttttaattaaaaataaaatattatattttaataaGTATCATTTTTATAAATATAGGTGTGTCTTCTACCATTTTTTTTACGCTTCTTTGCGTTTTCTTCTTAATATTTTTTTCATTTGTTCTAACACAAGTAGTAAAAGACATGGACATGTTTTTTATTCGAGTATCAAACCTCCGATGAAGATGCATTTTTAAAATATTCAGAGTTTCAAGCAACTTGAGAGTGTTGAGACTAACAAGTGCGAGTTGGAAATTTTTAAAAACAAAATGTGGAGAAGTCCCACATTAATTTGAAAAGTGGAGACTTtagcatttataagtgagagaactcacACACCTAACATCTTAAGATTTTAGGTGAGTATGTGATATGTCTCTCATAAGGTGTGTTGCTCATAAAGGAAGACCTCAATGTAAAAATGTTCTCTCATGTTGAAactccaacagtggtatcagagcctgtTCAAACCTCCAAATTGATGACTCAACATGTTAAATATGTAATTCTTGGTGTTAAGCATGCTTGTAAGATTCGACAGAGTCGAAGTCGGCCGTATTCAACAGAGTAGTAGTCAAATACAGTCTTTAGTAGTGGTAAGTGCTTGTATTTAACAAGAGGTCGAATACATATTTTAGTTAACAAGTTGTGTACTCGACAGGGTTGGATATCAGCCAGTCGAATAAGGTTAGTTAGTCAGAGATTACTTGTTGTGCAAGTAATCTCAGCTATAAATAAGGAGACACTCTCATTTGTAATACACGCACTAATTCAGTTagaataataaataaataaagttctTCTCCCAAAACCATAACTCACTCTCTCTTTTCTTCTCAAAATCCTCCCCCTCCTTCAAATTATTGTGCGGAGGAATCATCTTGCAACCAATGTGTGGTTGAATCACTCAAGTGAAGAATGAGAGGCATGGtcaatcagaaagattgattcttgttcatcaagattgatttgGATTATCTTCAATATTGGGGTTTAATTCCAACATTTGGTATCTAGAGCATTGATTGTGATTCtttggaagcataaaacaatgACTTATCATCCGAATGGGCATTTTCCAACAAAATTTCTCATCTTAAGTGGCCAGAATTATGATAATTAGTGTAAACAGATGAAGGTTGTATTCTACTATCAAGACAtttgggatcttgtgaagaaTGAAGTAACACCAATTGACGAGAATGCCATAGACGAAAAAAAAGGTTACACATAAATatttgaagaagaa includes:
- the LOC127073843 gene encoding LRR receptor-like serine/threonine-protein kinase FEI 2; translated protein: MKITILASTLFVIFTTLFNHSSLALTQDGQALLEIKSTWNDTKNVLSNWQDFDESPCAWTGISCHPDAEQRVRSINLPYMQLGGIISPSIGKLSRLQRLALHQNGLHGIIPVEITNCTELRALYLRANYFQGGIPSGIGNLSFLNILDVSSNSLKGAIPSSIGRLSHLQVLNLSTNFFSGEIPDIGVLSTFQKNSFIGNLDLCGRQIQKPCRTSLGFPVVIPHAVSDEASVPPKRSSSHYLKAVLIGAVATLGLALIVTLSLLWIRSSSKKERAVRKYTEVKKQVDPSASAKLITFHGDMPYTSSEIIEKLESLDEEDIVGSGGFGTVYRMVMNDCGTFAVKRIDRSREGSDQVFERELEILGSIKHINLVNLRGYCRLPSSRLLIYDYLALGSLDDLLHENIERQPLNWNDRLKITLGSARGLAYLHHECSPKIVHRDIKSSNILLNENMEPHISDFGLAKLLVDEDAHVTTVVAGTFGYLAPEYLQSGRATEKSDVYSFGVLLLELVTGKRPTDPSFVKRGLNVVGWMNTLLKENRLEDVVDRRCTGADAETLEVILELAARCTDSNADDRPSMNQVLQLLEQEVMSPCPSEFYESHSDH